The Nitrospira tepida genome includes a window with the following:
- a CDS encoding class I SAM-dependent methyltransferase, giving the protein MTGTELQEAIADHLFWWDLRPFTSDRDYERWQRERLQAADLHQLNLLAEARHRNPCEAEPDLAFYEFAAQPRIYPVLYSQRFDYYLTVGAAMLPRLDQSRLVLDFGCGLGILTTLYARQYPTVSFVGLDRSPGSIAVARERTAALGLKNLTFMALDPDRESFTGSYDTVVSSHSLFQSEQDPGLPSRSWDSFARAVDPAAQQAFEARTGLGRRLDWIVSLLAPAGRLLLFEKARHLGRRIGLQRALAGRGLACVDPSLPLHYLSVEEPTDDGPLFVLSRHGDHAAIYPWDESPERTDGDHHFICKGVAAESVWSRLPRRRVTRSLLFKPPGLSSGQLEWGRSDRLRYLSLARASGARGLWVGLPGPDDELDGSLFRSVASADTITSEHLQRLDELLAARGLEDDPSLVPLYENHTAAAQLLWSELPAKTRLKEYDSPLPAGRHLHIELGRTGDLSYLYCANTFDQRQLVLVESDRQSLLEQYFEELTSRTALSAPVSGHPTGPSR; this is encoded by the coding sequence GTGACCGGCACGGAACTGCAGGAAGCCATCGCCGACCATCTGTTTTGGTGGGATCTCCGCCCGTTCACGTCCGACCGTGACTACGAACGCTGGCAGCGCGAGCGTCTCCAGGCCGCCGATCTTCATCAATTGAACCTGCTGGCCGAAGCCCGCCACCGGAATCCCTGCGAAGCGGAGCCGGACCTGGCCTTCTATGAATTTGCGGCGCAGCCCCGGATCTACCCGGTGCTCTATAGTCAGCGGTTCGACTACTACCTGACCGTGGGCGCCGCCATGCTGCCGCGTCTCGATCAGTCGCGGCTGGTGCTGGACTTCGGCTGCGGCTTGGGCATTCTGACCACTCTCTACGCCCGGCAATATCCAACGGTCTCGTTCGTCGGATTGGACCGGTCGCCCGGTTCCATTGCCGTAGCCCGTGAACGGACCGCCGCCCTGGGTTTGAAGAACCTGACGTTCATGGCGCTCGACCCTGACCGCGAATCGTTCACCGGCTCATACGATACGGTCGTCTCCAGCCATTCGCTGTTTCAGTCGGAACAGGACCCGGGCCTCCCAAGCCGATCGTGGGACAGCTTCGCACGGGCGGTCGATCCGGCGGCCCAGCAAGCATTCGAAGCCAGAACGGGTTTGGGCCGCCGGCTGGATTGGATTGTGAGCCTCCTGGCTCCGGCAGGACGGTTATTGCTGTTCGAGAAGGCCCGCCATCTCGGCCGGCGCATCGGCTTGCAACGCGCCCTGGCTGGACGCGGACTTGCGTGCGTTGACCCATCGTTGCCATTGCATTACCTCTCGGTCGAGGAACCCACCGACGATGGGCCGCTGTTTGTTCTGAGTCGGCACGGCGATCACGCGGCGATTTATCCCTGGGATGAATCGCCTGAGCGAACCGACGGCGACCATCATTTCATCTGCAAAGGGGTAGCCGCCGAGTCCGTCTGGTCCCGCCTGCCTCGCCGCCGCGTGACACGAAGCCTTTTGTTCAAGCCGCCCGGGTTGTCTTCCGGCCAACTCGAATGGGGCCGTTCTGACCGGCTTCGCTATCTCTCTCTCGCCCGCGCAAGCGGCGCCCGTGGTTTATGGGTGGGACTGCCTGGGCCGGACGATGAGCTGGACGGCTCCCTGTTCCGCTCAGTGGCCTCGGCCGATACGATCACATCCGAACACCTGCAACGGCTCGATGAACTGTTGGCTGCCCGGGGACTCGAGGATGACCCGTCCTTGGTTCCACTCTACGAGAACCATACGGCGGCCGCCCAGTTGTTGTGGAGCGAGCTGCCCGCGAAGACCCGCCTTAAAGAATATGACTCGCCGCTGCCGGCCGGCCGCCATCTCCATATTGAGTTGGGACGGACGGGAGACCTGTCCTATCTCTACTGCGCCAACACCTTCGATCAACGACAGCTTGTCCTGGTTGAATCCGATCGCCAATCTCTGCTCGAGCAATATTTCGAAGAACTCACCTCCAGAACGGCTCTGTCCGCTCCTGTCTCGGGCCATCCCACTGGCCCATCGCGGTAG
- a CDS encoding B12-binding domain-containing radical SAM protein, with protein sequence MRVEYSKGNRASKELIQLHRRTSFQANGRKMTVMLVFPPDWFPSEPYLSLPSLTSVLRQAGHRVIQKDVNLEMWDWYFSEDFLKKVLRRVPQQLDRFRKLSRKRELAEWELDVQMALCDVTRRRIDELIKKAEQAKRIVREEENFYDIDKLEWAIQVFREVTQVISLVYSPARICMPPMETDLSYKPYVSAEVMDAVEDEQVNIYRDVFEQILRPAIVDEKPDVVGISIVLQQQIFSSMTFCALIKKHFPHIHLTIGGNTVTRLRDVLPNSPLFQYFDSVVVYEGETAFVQLVEAVGAGRDLSDVPNTVYKDDKGVHVSPTTYAEDMAALPPPDFDGLPLEKYFTPTKVLPYLATRGCYWGRCEFCDHGEGYTAGYRSKKIQDVLNDIKHLKDKYGARHFHFTDESYPPALFRKLTRGLIENKIEIFWTTHMRFEKSLLEDAVWEDAKNSGCRYLHFGYESGNERVLKLMDKATTTEVMTRHLKYTAEAGIWNHCMGFFGFPGETREEAWQSVQFLEQNKHYVHSLGFGTFDLGRHNPVAKHPERWGVTPYKNPDWDLALDYYFTVKEGLSIEEAERVFQEFERNHYAGWDLRLYIREYIFLYVCRFGLNKLPDLQYQAAKVFGQTPTLAGKM encoded by the coding sequence ATGCGCGTTGAGTATTCCAAGGGCAATCGCGCTTCCAAGGAGCTGATTCAGCTCCATCGCCGGACTTCTTTCCAGGCCAACGGCCGGAAGATGACGGTCATGCTTGTCTTCCCGCCCGACTGGTTTCCCTCCGAACCGTACCTGAGCCTTCCCTCCCTCACCTCCGTCCTCCGCCAGGCCGGCCACCGGGTCATCCAAAAAGACGTAAACCTCGAGATGTGGGACTGGTACTTCAGCGAGGACTTTTTGAAGAAGGTCCTCCGGCGGGTGCCTCAGCAGTTGGACCGTTTTCGTAAGCTCTCCAGGAAGCGCGAGTTGGCGGAGTGGGAGCTGGATGTCCAGATGGCGCTGTGCGATGTGACCCGGCGTCGGATCGACGAGCTGATCAAGAAGGCCGAACAAGCGAAGCGGATCGTGCGGGAAGAAGAGAATTTCTACGATATCGATAAGTTGGAATGGGCTATTCAAGTCTTCCGCGAGGTCACACAGGTCATTTCGCTGGTCTATTCGCCGGCGCGTATCTGCATGCCGCCGATGGAAACGGATCTCTCTTACAAGCCGTATGTCTCGGCGGAGGTCATGGACGCGGTGGAGGACGAACAGGTAAACATCTACCGCGACGTGTTCGAGCAGATCCTCAGGCCGGCCATCGTAGATGAAAAGCCGGACGTAGTCGGCATCTCAATCGTGCTCCAGCAGCAGATCTTCTCCTCGATGACGTTCTGCGCCCTGATCAAGAAACACTTTCCCCACATCCATCTGACGATCGGCGGCAACACGGTGACGCGTCTGCGGGACGTGCTTCCCAACTCGCCGCTGTTCCAATATTTCGACAGTGTCGTGGTGTATGAAGGGGAGACGGCGTTCGTCCAACTGGTCGAAGCCGTGGGTGCCGGAAGAGATCTATCCGACGTGCCCAATACCGTCTATAAGGATGATAAGGGCGTGCATGTGTCGCCCACCACATATGCCGAAGACATGGCCGCCCTGCCGCCGCCCGATTTCGACGGATTGCCGCTGGAGAAGTATTTCACGCCAACCAAGGTGCTGCCATATCTGGCGACGCGCGGCTGCTACTGGGGGCGCTGCGAGTTCTGCGACCACGGCGAGGGCTACACGGCCGGTTACCGGTCGAAGAAAATCCAGGACGTGCTCAACGACATCAAGCACCTCAAAGACAAATACGGCGCCCGGCATTTCCACTTCACCGATGAATCCTATCCGCCCGCGCTGTTTCGCAAGCTCACGCGCGGCCTCATCGAGAACAAGATCGAGATCTTCTGGACGACACACATGCGGTTCGAGAAAAGTCTCTTGGAGGATGCCGTCTGGGAGGACGCGAAGAACTCCGGCTGCCGCTATTTGCACTTCGGCTATGAGTCGGGAAACGAGCGGGTCCTCAAGCTGATGGACAAAGCGACGACGACCGAGGTGATGACCAGGCATCTCAAGTATACGGCGGAGGCGGGCATCTGGAACCACTGCATGGGTTTCTTCGGCTTTCCAGGAGAAACGAGGGAGGAAGCCTGGCAATCCGTGCAATTCCTGGAGCAGAATAAACATTATGTCCATTCGCTGGGCTTCGGCACGTTCGATCTCGGGCGCCACAATCCCGTGGCCAAGCATCCGGAACGATGGGGGGTGACGCCTTACAAAAATCCGGATTGGGATCTGGCGCTCGACTACTACTTCACCGTGAAAGAAGGGTTGAGCATCGAAGAGGCGGAGCGGGTGTTCCAGGAATTCGAACGGAATCATTACGCAGGCTGGGACCTTCGCCTCTACATCCGGGAGTATATTTTCCTGTACGTCTGCCGGTTTGGGCTGAATAAGTTGCCCGATCTGCAATACCAGGCGGCAAAGGTTTTCGGCCAGACGCCGACACTGGCAGGTAAGATGTAA
- a CDS encoding B12-binding domain-containing radical SAM protein, which produces MSANGLVQIEGLTPPGNAHRKTSKVMLLFPPEWVPTAPYLALPSLTAVLRQAGHEVVQKDINIEMYDLFFSDTFLFWISGRLDLQRRLLEERERRAALTDQETDQLALLREKCTVEVFDLAERAAEAKRIVRSQDFYDADKLEWALNIFREVMQYISAAYYPASLVFYPMESNLGYRPGVSREVFACLEDEQVNVYRDVCRQLVLPVVNREQPHVVGVSIGTQMQLLAGLTFCKMIKQAFPHIHVTVGGNVVTRLQEEWPTHPQFFNEIFDTAILYEGEHALLWLLEALAGGRPISSVPNLMYRGTVGVETNKEIYTEKTTALPLPDFDGLPLDQYFVPERILPYLATRGCYWGRCTFCDHGQGYFDQYRGVPAHQVIEQVLALRDKYHCRHFLFSDESYPPALFKKVSQLLVERNAGIKWTTLIRFEETLQDQELWYLAAKSGCCTLYYGMESANERVLNLMDKHAKKSVMRTNLMQASQAGIWNHVMAFYGFPGETRDEAEDTRRFILEHQPYIHSVELFYFVAYRHTPIVRSPEKFGITIHKQPEYDLPLDYYYTLNEPGGLSCLEAMEMAEQFYQQDFHPWAVRVNAREHVFLYISKFGTNRLPQIYAKPEDRLRGTDSVSGLVTWPVALGEGDGNKEDGPTMTRVVSHASGG; this is translated from the coding sequence ATGAGCGCGAACGGACTCGTACAAATCGAAGGGTTGACGCCCCCTGGGAACGCACACCGCAAGACCTCCAAGGTCATGCTGCTGTTCCCTCCCGAGTGGGTGCCGACCGCTCCCTACCTTGCCCTGCCAAGCCTGACCGCCGTCCTGCGCCAGGCGGGGCATGAAGTCGTGCAAAAAGACATCAACATCGAAATGTACGATCTCTTTTTCAGCGACACCTTTTTGTTCTGGATCAGCGGGCGACTGGACCTCCAACGTCGGTTATTGGAGGAGCGCGAGCGCCGTGCGGCGCTGACCGACCAGGAAACGGACCAACTGGCTCTCTTGCGGGAGAAGTGCACCGTCGAGGTTTTCGACCTGGCCGAGCGGGCCGCGGAGGCCAAGCGCATCGTGCGCAGCCAGGACTTCTACGATGCGGACAAGCTCGAGTGGGCGCTCAACATCTTCCGCGAGGTGATGCAATACATCTCCGCCGCCTACTATCCGGCTTCGCTCGTCTTCTACCCGATGGAGAGCAATCTCGGCTATCGGCCGGGCGTCTCCCGCGAGGTCTTCGCCTGTTTGGAGGACGAGCAGGTCAACGTCTATCGCGATGTCTGCCGGCAGCTCGTGCTACCGGTGGTGAACCGGGAGCAGCCGCACGTCGTCGGCGTCTCGATCGGCACGCAGATGCAACTGTTGGCCGGATTGACCTTCTGCAAGATGATCAAGCAGGCCTTCCCGCACATCCACGTCACGGTGGGCGGCAACGTCGTGACCCGCTTGCAGGAGGAATGGCCGACCCACCCGCAGTTCTTCAACGAGATCTTCGACACGGCCATCCTCTATGAAGGCGAACATGCCCTCCTGTGGCTGCTGGAGGCTCTGGCCGGCGGCCGGCCGATCTCATCCGTGCCGAACCTGATGTATCGCGGCACGGTGGGAGTCGAAACCAACAAGGAAATCTACACGGAGAAGACCACGGCGCTGCCGCTGCCCGACTTCGACGGGCTCCCGCTGGACCAATACTTCGTCCCCGAGCGCATCCTGCCGTATCTCGCGACACGCGGCTGTTATTGGGGGCGCTGCACCTTCTGCGACCATGGGCAGGGCTATTTCGACCAGTACCGGGGCGTGCCGGCCCACCAGGTCATCGAGCAGGTGCTGGCCCTGCGCGACAAGTACCATTGCCGGCATTTCCTGTTCTCTGACGAATCCTATCCGCCGGCCTTATTTAAAAAAGTGTCGCAACTGTTGGTCGAGCGCAACGCCGGCATCAAATGGACCACGCTGATCCGGTTCGAGGAAACCCTCCAGGATCAGGAACTCTGGTATCTCGCGGCGAAGTCCGGCTGCTGCACCCTCTATTACGGCATGGAGTCCGCCAACGAGCGGGTCCTCAACCTCATGGACAAACATGCGAAGAAGAGCGTCATGCGGACGAACCTGATGCAGGCGAGCCAAGCCGGCATCTGGAACCACGTGATGGCCTTTTACGGCTTCCCCGGCGAAACGCGAGACGAGGCCGAGGACACCAGGCGGTTCATCCTGGAGCACCAGCCCTACATTCACTCGGTGGAGCTGTTTTATTTCGTGGCCTACCGGCACACGCCGATCGTACGGTCGCCCGAAAAGTTCGGGATCACGATCCACAAGCAGCCGGAGTACGATCTGCCGCTGGACTACTACTACACGCTGAATGAACCGGGCGGGTTGTCCTGCCTGGAGGCGATGGAGATGGCGGAGCAGTTTTATCAACAGGACTTTCACCCCTGGGCGGTCCGCGTCAATGCCAGGGAGCACGTGTTCCTTTACATTTCAAAGTTCGGGACGAACCGATTGCCGCAGATCTACGC